From one Mycolicibacterium sp. HK-90 genomic stretch:
- a CDS encoding alpha/beta fold hydrolase, with protein MGFRYDPRHRPVQPPAPPADAFTVHTAVVAEGVSLAFVREGIGGVPLLLVHGYPETKRIWWRNIEALAAAGFEVIVPDLRGMGDSSIPPDDQHDIVTYSRDLYALVHDRLGHDSCLIAASDVGAVVSTDLIHRYPGFVTGFCVFNTVPPMAVDYSGIGTRHPASVGGAADPTGDYRWMQGAFPDELAAMLPTPEARRQWVAAMYTNRLWGSPYTFSQTDVDFMTEPFGDEARLRAGWASYQLAYGRAMADIPLMDAVDVRTLVLYGPDDHVVGEDFIPRTERAFRNRIGPLVVPGAGHFLQWERADIFNQLIPAVFGDVIATRRLAGPESTRPATV; from the coding sequence GTGGGGTTCCGTTACGATCCGCGTCACCGGCCGGTGCAACCGCCGGCCCCGCCCGCTGACGCGTTCACCGTCCACACTGCCGTTGTCGCCGAAGGGGTTTCGCTGGCCTTCGTCCGCGAGGGCATCGGCGGCGTGCCGCTGCTGCTGGTGCACGGTTATCCCGAGACCAAGCGCATCTGGTGGCGCAACATCGAGGCCCTGGCTGCGGCCGGGTTCGAGGTGATCGTCCCGGATCTGCGCGGCATGGGGGACAGCTCGATCCCGCCCGACGATCAGCATGACATCGTCACCTACTCGCGTGATCTGTATGCGTTGGTCCATGACCGGCTCGGGCACGACTCCTGTTTGATCGCGGCGAGTGACGTGGGCGCTGTCGTCAGCACCGACCTGATCCACCGCTATCCCGGATTCGTCACGGGGTTCTGTGTTTTCAACACGGTTCCGCCCATGGCGGTCGACTACTCGGGCATCGGCACCCGACATCCGGCATCTGTCGGCGGCGCCGCCGATCCCACCGGCGACTACCGCTGGATGCAGGGCGCCTTCCCGGACGAGCTCGCGGCGATGCTGCCCACACCGGAAGCGCGCCGGCAGTGGGTCGCGGCCATGTATACCAATCGGTTGTGGGGATCGCCCTATACGTTCAGCCAGACCGACGTGGATTTCATGACCGAACCGTTCGGTGACGAGGCGCGGCTACGTGCCGGGTGGGCGTCCTACCAACTCGCCTACGGCCGGGCCATGGCCGACATTCCGCTGATGGACGCCGTCGACGTGCGCACGCTGGTGTTGTACGGCCCCGACGATCACGTCGTCGGCGAGGACTTCATTCCGCGCACCGAGCGGGCGTTCCGCAATCGCATTGGGCCGCTGGTGGTTCCGGGGGCCGGTCACTTCCTGCAATGGGAGCGCGCCGACATCTTCAATCAGCTGATCCCCGCGGTGTTCGGAGACGTCATCGCGACCCGTCGGTTGGCTGGGCCAGAATCGACCCGCCCAGCCACCGTCTGA
- a CDS encoding TetR/AcrR family transcriptional regulator — translation MARRRGWDGRPPASDEEASERIVAAAVQLIAETGTGISIADVAGSLGVIRQTVYRYFPTAESLMHAAAIATVDGFLDRLAESVRGITDPAEAMTEGVMFTLEEVARVPHLRIMLSGPQAAASSVNVASDEGQAFGMRMITRFDVDWEKYGYDEAALRELVEFTLRTMLSFFVAPNEPGRSREELRRFLRRWLGGSILAQPTDGSR, via the coding sequence ATGGCGCGTAGGCGCGGATGGGACGGGCGGCCGCCCGCCAGCGACGAGGAAGCCTCCGAACGCATCGTCGCCGCGGCGGTGCAGCTGATCGCCGAGACCGGCACCGGGATCAGCATCGCCGACGTCGCGGGTTCCCTCGGCGTCATCCGCCAGACCGTGTACCGCTACTTCCCCACCGCAGAGTCCCTGATGCACGCGGCGGCCATCGCCACGGTCGACGGATTTCTCGACCGGCTCGCCGAGAGCGTGCGCGGCATCACCGACCCGGCCGAGGCGATGACCGAAGGCGTCATGTTCACCTTGGAGGAGGTCGCCCGCGTCCCGCATCTGCGCATCATGCTGTCCGGGCCGCAGGCCGCCGCCAGCTCGGTCAACGTCGCCTCAGACGAAGGACAGGCGTTCGGCATGCGGATGATCACCCGGTTCGATGTCGACTGGGAAAAGTACGGGTACGACGAAGCCGCCCTGCGTGAGCTCGTGGAGTTCACGCTCCGCACCATGCTGTCGTTCTTCGTCGCGCCCAACGAGCCCGGCCGGAGCCGAGAAGAGTTGCGGCGCTTCCTCAGACGGTGGCTGGGCGGGTCGATTCTGGCCCAGCCAACCGACGGGTCGCGATGA
- a CDS encoding metal-dependent hydrolase, with protein sequence MTDLIVRKMRFAFADHRVPFLWNEANPAFSSMANAVSFLAIAFEKMIGHMITEAMPFISDPEVAEEAQAFVRQEGQHAMAHRQHAKGLIKTYPGLKETLDEVIKAFDDLTAETPLKYRLAYTADLEATFTPVFKLMLDHDDTLFAPGDDRVASLFLWHFVEEVEHRSSALIIYDAVVDDPWYRMRVAPSIFKHVWAVLKVACDGFNKHVPLEERKIDAMSMFGMQARKKVLLQKLPFTKAPYDGPVENAFAHLPVREMLIALTGVGRSQVPGHNPAHEKLPALADEWFQRYEDGYEVTQWYTAGDAAQEKAATADV encoded by the coding sequence ATGACGGATCTGATCGTGCGGAAGATGAGGTTCGCGTTCGCGGACCACCGCGTCCCGTTCCTGTGGAACGAGGCCAACCCGGCATTCTCGTCGATGGCGAACGCGGTGTCGTTCCTGGCCATCGCCTTCGAGAAGATGATCGGCCACATGATCACCGAGGCCATGCCGTTCATCTCCGACCCGGAAGTGGCCGAGGAGGCCCAGGCCTTCGTGCGGCAGGAAGGCCAGCACGCGATGGCCCACCGTCAGCACGCCAAGGGGCTCATCAAGACCTACCCGGGCCTCAAGGAGACTCTCGACGAGGTGATCAAGGCGTTCGACGACCTGACTGCCGAGACACCGCTGAAGTACCGGTTGGCCTACACCGCCGATCTGGAGGCGACGTTCACCCCGGTGTTCAAGCTGATGCTCGACCATGACGACACCCTGTTCGCTCCGGGGGACGACCGGGTGGCGTCACTGTTCCTGTGGCACTTCGTCGAAGAGGTCGAGCACCGCAGCTCGGCGTTGATCATCTATGACGCGGTGGTCGACGATCCGTGGTACCGGATGCGGGTCGCGCCGTCGATCTTCAAACACGTGTGGGCCGTGCTCAAGGTGGCCTGCGACGGCTTCAACAAGCACGTGCCACTGGAGGAACGCAAGATCGACGCGATGTCGATGTTCGGCATGCAGGCGCGGAAAAAGGTTCTGCTGCAGAAGCTTCCGTTCACCAAGGCCCCGTACGACGGCCCGGTGGAGAACGCGTTCGCGCATCTGCCGGTACGCGAGATGCTGATCGCCCTCACCGGCGTCGGACGCAGCCAGGTCCCGGGCCACAACCCGGCCCACGAGAAACTGCCGGCGTTGGCCGACGAGTGGTTCCAGCGGTACGAGGACGGCTACGAGGTCACCCAGTGGTACACCGCGGGTGACGCCGCGCAGGAGAAAGCAGCCACCGCCGATGTCTGA
- a CDS encoding DUF2993 domain-containing protein yields the protein MPTPPQRPGDPGRRGWQGRGPVPPPDPATRRLPRPGQPEAPTQQIRPRYQPPEAATEQIRRNPPPAGSRPTGPPQQPPPAPPPPPPTGPPPRPPAATDRPQPEPTKSSSRWRSPLAIALIAVIVVAVVVIGLTGAELYARHKAGTVLVAIAECIVEDEASVSFGVSPPFLWQHITGHYTNISVKTGGTQVQAAKGMTADVALSDIRLEGTADSKGTIGSLTATLSWTAAGIKDTVAENLPGVGALVTDVSTDPSAGTITMEAVGDTKVTAKPVVNDGDLDLQITDVSGPFEKDTVQTALDGLTTQLNDAYPLGIHADSVEVTDTGVVGKFSSQNASIPNDESDDACFSQL from the coding sequence ATGCCGACACCGCCGCAACGCCCCGGCGACCCCGGCCGGCGAGGCTGGCAAGGTCGAGGTCCGGTGCCGCCGCCTGACCCGGCCACCCGACGGCTGCCCCGCCCCGGGCAGCCGGAGGCGCCGACCCAGCAGATCCGGCCGCGCTACCAGCCTCCGGAGGCCGCGACCGAGCAGATCAGGCGGAACCCGCCGCCTGCCGGGTCCAGGCCGACGGGCCCACCACAACAACCACCGCCGGCACCACCACCGCCACCACCGACCGGACCGCCGCCGAGGCCGCCGGCCGCAACCGATCGGCCGCAGCCAGAGCCGACCAAGTCGTCGTCACGCTGGCGCAGCCCGCTGGCGATCGCGCTGATCGCCGTCATCGTGGTCGCCGTTGTGGTGATCGGCTTGACGGGCGCCGAACTGTACGCACGGCACAAGGCCGGCACCGTGCTGGTGGCGATCGCCGAATGCATCGTCGAGGACGAGGCGTCGGTGTCGTTCGGGGTCAGCCCGCCGTTCCTGTGGCAGCACATCACCGGCCACTACACCAACATCTCGGTGAAAACCGGGGGCACGCAGGTGCAGGCCGCCAAGGGGATGACCGCTGACGTGGCGCTGTCCGACATCCGGTTGGAGGGCACCGCGGACTCCAAGGGCACGATCGGATCATTGACTGCCACGTTGTCCTGGACGGCAGCCGGGATCAAGGACACCGTGGCGGAGAACCTGCCCGGGGTCGGTGCGCTCGTCACCGATGTCAGCACCGACCCGTCCGCCGGCACCATCACCATGGAGGCGGTGGGGGACACCAAGGTGACCGCCAAGCCGGTGGTGAACGACGGCGACCTGGACCTGCAGATCACCGACGTCAGTGGTCCGTTCGAGAAGGACACCGTGCAGACGGCGCTCGACGGGCTCACGACGCAGCTGAACGACGCCTATCCGTTGGGGATTCACGCCGACAGCGTCGAGGTGACCGACACCGGTGTGGTGGGCAAGTTCTCCAGCCAGAACGCGTCCATTCCCAACGACGAGTCCGACGACGCCTGCTTCTCCCAGCTCTGA
- a CDS encoding chorismate mutase produces MLTRAAAVGVLMLAVLSGAPLARAQDPSPLLPLVDAAAQRLQTADPVAANKFRTGGNIEDPQREQQVIAATTAEAASRNIDPAYVGQVFRDQIDATVAVEHGLFAHWKLNPGTAPTDAPDLAASRSTIDALNHTMVNEIADRWPTLHSPSCAADLAGAVDAVATARQLDPLYRRALDHATRSYCR; encoded by the coding sequence ATGCTGACCCGAGCCGCAGCGGTCGGTGTGCTGATGCTCGCGGTACTGTCCGGCGCCCCGCTCGCCCGCGCTCAGGATCCGAGCCCGCTGCTGCCGCTGGTCGATGCCGCGGCGCAACGTCTTCAGACCGCAGATCCCGTGGCCGCCAACAAGTTTCGCACCGGTGGAAATATCGAGGACCCACAGCGCGAACAGCAGGTCATCGCCGCCACCACGGCCGAGGCCGCCAGTCGGAACATCGACCCGGCCTACGTGGGCCAGGTGTTCCGGGATCAGATCGATGCGACGGTCGCCGTGGAGCACGGTCTGTTCGCACACTGGAAGCTGAATCCGGGTACCGCTCCCACCGACGCCCCGGATCTCGCGGCGTCGAGATCCACCATCGACGCGCTCAACCACACGATGGTGAACGAGATCGCGGACCGGTGGCCGACCCTGCACTCGCCGTCGTGCGCGGCCGACCTGGCGGGCGCCGTCGACGCGGTGGCCACGGCGCGGCAGCTGGATCCGCTGTATCGGCGGGCGCTGGACCACGCCACCCGCTCCTACTGCCGCTGA
- a CDS encoding PTS transporter subunit EIIC produces MGSTTKPEGAHAKSGMNIPGFAQLQRLGKSLMLPIAVLPAAGILLRLGQPDLLGRIDSPVIGPFFKAMSAAGDALFSNLPLLFAVGVAIGFARKADGSTALAAVVGYLVVEAVFKTMSPIVLAGEVDKAGDQAQINYSVFAGIVVGLVTAWLFDRYHTIQLPSYLGFFGGRRFVPIVVSLACLLLAFLMSYFYPIFDAGLTALGRFIGGAGALGAFVYGFANRMLIPLGLHHIPNSYVWFIYGDYQTPDGTVATGELTRFAAGDPTAGILTSGFYPILMFGLPAAALAMILAANKKQRKVAVGILSAAALTAFLTGVTEPLEFAFMFVAFPLYVIHALLTGLSLAIAYLLDIHLGFSFSAGLIDLLLYGGAPAAHNIWLIIVMGAVFAVVYFVLFYVAITRWNMRTPGREPEAEFDAEEQANLGEGADSSTVGGAGDSTSDSAAGGAVTGTLTAPTRADTQAEQIIAAFGGRENLVNVDACITRLRMEVADKTKVDQDLLKALGAAGVIEVGNSVQAVFGTNSEAIKNAIIESL; encoded by the coding sequence ATGGGCAGTACGACGAAACCCGAAGGTGCACACGCGAAATCCGGGATGAACATCCCAGGCTTCGCGCAGCTGCAACGACTCGGCAAGAGCCTGATGCTGCCGATCGCCGTGCTGCCCGCCGCAGGCATCCTGCTGCGCCTGGGACAACCCGACCTACTGGGCCGCATCGACTCCCCGGTGATCGGGCCGTTCTTCAAGGCCATGAGCGCCGCCGGTGACGCCCTGTTCAGCAACCTGCCGCTGCTCTTCGCCGTCGGCGTGGCGATCGGATTCGCCCGCAAGGCCGACGGCTCGACGGCGCTGGCCGCGGTGGTCGGCTATCTGGTGGTGGAAGCGGTCTTCAAAACCATGTCGCCGATCGTGCTGGCCGGTGAAGTGGACAAGGCCGGCGACCAGGCCCAGATCAACTACAGCGTGTTCGCCGGGATCGTGGTGGGCCTGGTGACGGCGTGGCTGTTCGACCGCTATCACACCATCCAATTGCCTTCATATCTCGGGTTTTTCGGTGGCCGGAGATTCGTCCCCATCGTGGTCTCGCTGGCCTGCCTGCTCCTCGCGTTCCTGATGAGCTACTTCTATCCGATCTTCGATGCCGGCCTCACCGCATTGGGCAGGTTCATCGGGGGCGCGGGCGCGCTGGGGGCCTTCGTCTACGGCTTCGCCAACCGCATGCTGATTCCGCTGGGCCTGCACCACATCCCGAACTCCTACGTCTGGTTCATCTACGGCGACTACCAGACCCCGGACGGCACGGTGGCCACCGGCGAGCTCACCCGGTTCGCCGCCGGTGACCCCACCGCCGGCATTCTCACCTCGGGGTTCTACCCGATCCTGATGTTCGGCCTGCCCGCCGCGGCATTGGCGATGATCCTGGCCGCGAACAAGAAACAGCGCAAGGTCGCGGTCGGCATCCTGTCGGCGGCCGCCCTGACGGCGTTCCTCACCGGGGTGACCGAGCCGCTCGAGTTCGCGTTCATGTTCGTGGCGTTCCCGCTCTACGTCATCCACGCACTGTTGACCGGGCTGTCCCTGGCGATCGCCTACCTGCTCGACATCCACTTGGGCTTCTCGTTCTCGGCCGGGCTGATCGACCTGCTGCTGTACGGGGGTGCGCCCGCGGCCCACAACATCTGGCTGATCATCGTGATGGGTGCGGTGTTCGCCGTCGTCTACTTCGTGTTGTTCTACGTGGCGATCACGCGGTGGAACATGCGCACCCCAGGTCGCGAGCCAGAGGCGGAGTTCGACGCCGAGGAGCAGGCGAACCTCGGTGAAGGAGCCGATTCCTCGACGGTCGGCGGTGCCGGCGATTCCACCAGTGACAGTGCGGCCGGCGGTGCCGTCACCGGCACCCTCACCGCACCCACGCGGGCCGACACGCAGGCCGAACAGATCATCGCGGCATTCGGCGGCCGGGAAAACCTGGTCAACGTCGATGCCTGCATCACCCGGCTCCGCATGGAGGTCGCCGACAAGACCAAAGTCGACCAGGACCTGCTGAAGGCGTTGGGCGCCGCGGGTGTCATCGAGGTGGGCAACAGCGTGCAGGCGGTCTTCGGCACCAACTCCGAGGCGATCAAGAACGCCATCATCGAGAGTCTGTAG
- a CDS encoding PTS glucose transporter subunit IIA, giving the protein MSVMRVLAPVAGRAVALQDVPDPVFSAGMVGYGAAVDPPRGVVDAIAPVTGKLLKLMPHAYVIMTADNVGVLVHLGLDTVTLNGEGFVTHVSQGDEVTAGQVVITYDVPAVEAKGMNPIIPVVVMDEREPGNVTVSEAVRSGAEIASGAELFMANK; this is encoded by the coding sequence GTGAGCGTGATGCGAGTGCTCGCCCCGGTCGCGGGGCGGGCAGTGGCCCTGCAGGATGTTCCGGACCCGGTGTTCTCCGCGGGCATGGTGGGTTACGGAGCCGCGGTGGACCCGCCGCGCGGCGTGGTCGACGCGATCGCCCCGGTCACCGGCAAGCTGCTGAAACTGATGCCGCATGCGTACGTGATCATGACGGCCGACAACGTCGGTGTACTGGTCCACCTCGGCCTGGACACGGTCACGCTGAACGGCGAAGGCTTCGTCACACATGTCAGCCAAGGGGACGAGGTGACCGCGGGCCAGGTGGTGATCACCTACGACGTTCCCGCCGTCGAGGCCAAGGGCATGAATCCGATCATTCCCGTCGTGGTGATGGACGAGCGTGAACCGGGCAACGTGACGGTGTCGGAGGCGGTGCGGTCCGGAGCCGAGATCGCGTCGGGCGCAGAGCTTTTCATGGCGAACAAGTAG
- the nagB gene encoding glucosamine-6-phosphate deaminase codes for MEVVILADAARIGNVAADAIGALLARKPDAVLGLATGSSPLAVYDELAARYTAGQISFRQARGFTLDEYVGLPADHQERYRNVIDTVFVSRVDFAPDAVQGPDGLAADIAAACAAYEEAIRDAGGVDLQIVGIGTDGHIAFNEPGSSLASRTRIKTLTRQTRLDNARFFGGDLDAVPTHCLTQGLATIMAARHVILVALGRTKAEAVHHLVEGAVSAMWPATILQHHPHVTVLLDDAAAQRLQLIDYYRETYRSKPDWQGI; via the coding sequence ATGGAAGTCGTCATCTTGGCCGACGCCGCCCGGATCGGCAACGTCGCCGCCGATGCGATCGGTGCGCTGCTGGCCCGCAAGCCGGATGCGGTTCTCGGCCTGGCCACCGGTTCGTCGCCGTTGGCGGTCTACGACGAACTCGCGGCGCGGTATACCGCCGGTCAGATCTCGTTCCGGCAGGCCCGGGGATTCACGCTCGACGAGTATGTCGGCCTGCCCGCCGACCACCAGGAGCGCTACCGCAATGTGATCGACACGGTTTTCGTCTCACGCGTCGACTTCGCTCCCGACGCCGTTCAGGGGCCCGACGGTCTGGCGGCTGACATCGCGGCGGCGTGTGCGGCGTACGAGGAGGCCATCCGGGACGCCGGTGGTGTCGATCTGCAGATCGTCGGCATCGGCACCGACGGACACATCGCGTTCAACGAGCCGGGGTCCTCGCTGGCGTCGCGGACCCGGATCAAGACACTCACTCGGCAGACCCGCCTCGACAACGCCCGGTTCTTCGGCGGCGATCTCGACGCGGTGCCCACGCACTGCCTCACCCAGGGGCTGGCCACCATCATGGCCGCGCGGCACGTGATCCTGGTGGCACTCGGCCGGACCAAGGCCGAGGCCGTGCATCATCTGGTGGAAGGCGCCGTCAGTGCCATGTGGCCGGCGACCATCCTGCAGCACCATCCGCACGTCACCGTTCTGCTCGACGACGCCGCCGCGCAGCGACTCCAGCTCATCGACTACTACCGTGAGACCTACCGCTCGAAACCGGATTGGCAGGGCATCTGA
- the nagA gene encoding N-acetylglucosamine-6-phosphate deacetylase → MLLTADTLLTGAELLRPGWIDLSGDRVAAVGAGAPPRPADRHLVTVVPGFVDTHLHGGAGANFSSASHAETVTAADLHRSRGSTTLIASLVTTGPGELLNQVAALADDVRAGVIEGIHLEGPWLSTVRCGAHQPALMRDPDPAEIDRLLGAAEGTIRMVTIAPERPGALAAIRQFIDAGVVVAVGHTEATYEQTQAAIAAGATVGTHLFNAMRPVDRREPGPVIALLEDPTVTVELITDGVHIDPAIYRHVTRTAGPDRVSLITDAMAATGMPDGRYHLGPVQVDVAGGVALVGGTDTVAGSTATMDRVVRFAVAHCGLDREEALMLVVRQASVNPARALGLPGGGLTPGAAADLVALDSDLAVAGVMRRGAWVVEPAGPSSKSVF, encoded by the coding sequence GTGCTGCTGACCGCCGATACCCTGTTGACGGGCGCAGAACTGTTGCGGCCGGGCTGGATTGACCTGTCGGGCGACCGGGTGGCGGCAGTCGGCGCGGGCGCGCCGCCACGGCCCGCAGACCGGCATCTGGTGACCGTGGTGCCGGGTTTCGTCGACACCCACCTGCACGGCGGTGCCGGGGCGAACTTCTCCTCGGCCTCGCATGCGGAAACCGTCACCGCCGCCGACCTGCATCGCAGCCGCGGCAGCACCACGCTGATCGCCTCGCTGGTGACGACCGGCCCTGGCGAACTGCTGAACCAGGTCGCCGCGCTGGCCGATGACGTGCGGGCCGGGGTGATCGAGGGGATCCATCTCGAAGGCCCGTGGCTGTCGACCGTGCGGTGCGGCGCGCATCAGCCCGCGCTCATGCGCGATCCGGACCCGGCCGAGATCGACCGGCTGCTCGGCGCTGCCGAGGGCACGATCCGGATGGTGACGATCGCCCCTGAACGACCGGGCGCGCTCGCGGCCATCCGGCAGTTCATCGACGCCGGGGTGGTGGTGGCCGTCGGGCACACCGAGGCGACGTACGAGCAGACCCAGGCGGCCATCGCGGCCGGGGCGACGGTCGGCACCCATCTGTTCAACGCCATGCGCCCGGTCGATCGGCGGGAACCGGGGCCGGTGATCGCGCTGCTCGAGGATCCCACTGTCACTGTCGAACTCATCACCGACGGCGTGCACATCGACCCCGCGATCTACCGGCACGTCACGCGCACCGCGGGCCCGGACCGGGTGTCGCTGATCACCGATGCGATGGCTGCGACGGGCATGCCCGACGGCCGTTACCACCTCGGGCCGGTGCAGGTCGACGTCGCCGGCGGAGTGGCACTCGTCGGCGGAACCGACACCGTCGCGGGGAGCACCGCGACCATGGACCGGGTGGTCCGGTTCGCCGTCGCCCATTGCGGTTTGGACCGCGAGGAGGCCCTGATGCTCGTGGTGCGGCAAGCCTCCGTCAATCCGGCCCGGGCGCTGGGTCTGCCTGGTGGTGGCCTGACTCCCGGGGCCGCGGCGGATCTGGTAGCCCTGGACTCGGATCTGGCGGTCGCGGGGGTGATGCGCCGCGGCGCGTGGGTGGTGGAGCCTGCCGGGCCCTCCTCGAAAAGTGTTTTCTGA